Proteins from a single region of Chanodichthys erythropterus isolate Z2021 chromosome 13, ASM2448905v1, whole genome shotgun sequence:
- the me2 gene encoding NAD-dependent malic enzyme, mitochondrial isoform X2, translated as MLSRLSTSVRPCVSVCRWVHTKEKGKPLMLNPRTNKGMAFTLKERQMLGIHGLLPPKIETQDTQAMRFQKNLKKMSDPLQKYIYLMGIQERNERLFYRVLMEDIEALMPIVYTPTVGLACTQYGHIFRRPKGLFISIKDQGHVRSILDNWPETTVKAVVVTDGERILGLGDLGVYGMGIPVGKLCLYTACAGIRPESCLPVCIDVGTDNEKLLRDPFYMGLYQRRDRSQRYDDLIDEFMEAVVDKYGQDTLIQFEDFGNHNAFRFLKKYREKYCTFNDDIQGTASVALAGLLAAQRVVGKPITEHKVLFLGAGEAALGIANLIVMAMMESGVSQADARKKIWMFDKYGLLVKGRAYETDSNQEAFVHSDPGDVKSFLDAVNVIKPTAIIGVSGAGRLFTHDVIRAMGSLNERPIIFALSNPTAKAECTAEDAYSLTQVKYHYCINTLKVLRFLRKTFQDFSPYSGLHWGSTD; from the exons ATGCTGTCCAGACTAAGCACGAGTGTGAGGCCGTGTGTGAGCGTGTGCCGATGGGTTCACACTAAAGAGAAGGGGAAACCGCTCATGCTCAACCCACGTACCAACAAG GGCATGGCTTTCACTCTGAAGGAGAGGCAGATGTTGGGCATTCATGGTCTGTTACCACCAAAGATTGAGACCCAGGACACCCAGGCCATGCGTTTCCAGAAAAACCTGAAGAAGATGTCCGATCCACTGCAGAA GTATATCTACCTAATGGGGATTCAGGAGAGGAACGAGCGTCTCTTCTACCGCGTGCTCATGGAGGACATCGAAGCTCTCATGCCCATTGTCTACACGCCAACTGTTGGCCTCGCGTGTACGCAGTATGGACACATCTTCAGGAGACCCAA AGGTCTCTTTATCTCCATTAAGGATCAAGGACATGTTCGTTCCATATTGGATAACTGGCCAGAAACCACTGTCAAG gCTGTAGTGGTGACGGACGGTGAGCGTATCCTGGGTCTGGGAGATCTGGGAGTGTATGGTATGGGCATTCCTGTAGGAAAGCTGTGTCTTTATACAGCCTGCGCTGGAATCCGGCCTGAGAGTTGCCTGCCGGTCTGCATTGATGTGGGCACGGATAATGAG aaGTTACTGAGGGACCCGTTCTACATGGGTCTGTACCAGCGGCGTGACCGCTCTCAGCGCTACGACGATCTCATAGATGAGTTCATGGAGGCTGTGGTGGACAAGTACGGACAAGACACCCTCATCCAGTTTGAGGATTTTGGCAATCACAACGCTTTCCGGTTTCTGAAGAAGTACCGTGAAAAGTACTGCACCTTCAATGATGACATCCAGG GCACTGCATCAGTAGCTCTGGCGGGTTTACTGGCAGCTCAGCGTGTTGTAGGGAAGCCAATAACCGAACACAAAGTTCTGTTTCTGGGGGCTGGGGAG GCAGCTCTGGGAATTGCTAACCTGATCGTCATGGCTATGATGGAGTCGGGGGTGTCTCAGGCAGATGCCAGAAAAAAGATCTGGATGTTTGACAAATATGGTCTGTTAGTAAAG GGCAGAGCTTATGAGACGGATAGTAATCAGGAGGCTTTTGTTCACTCTGATCCAGGGGACGTGAAAAGCTTCTTAGACGCAGTCAATGTTATTAAACCCACAGCGATTATCG GTGTGTCCGGGGCCGGCCGGCTCTTTACTCATGATGTCATCAGAGCAATGGGCAGCTTGAATGAGCGTCCAATTATATTCGCCCTGAGCAACCCCACTGCCAAAGCAGAATGCACAGCTGAAGATGCGTACAGCCTCACGCAGGTAAAATATCATTACTGCATTAACACTTTGAAGGTTTTAAG gtttttgaggaaaacattccaggatttttctccatatagtggacttcactggggttcaacggattga
- the me2 gene encoding NAD-dependent malic enzyme, mitochondrial isoform X1, producing MLSRLSTSVRPCVSVCRWVHTKEKGKPLMLNPRTNKGMAFTLKERQMLGIHGLLPPKIETQDTQAMRFQKNLKKMSDPLQKYIYLMGIQERNERLFYRVLMEDIEALMPIVYTPTVGLACTQYGHIFRRPKGLFISIKDQGHVRSILDNWPETTVKAVVVTDGERILGLGDLGVYGMGIPVGKLCLYTACAGIRPESCLPVCIDVGTDNEKLLRDPFYMGLYQRRDRSQRYDDLIDEFMEAVVDKYGQDTLIQFEDFGNHNAFRFLKKYREKYCTFNDDIQGTASVALAGLLAAQRVVGKPITEHKVLFLGAGEAALGIANLIVMAMMESGVSQADARKKIWMFDKYGLLVKGRAYETDSNQEAFVHSDPGDVKSFLDAVNVIKPTAIIGVSGAGRLFTHDVIRAMGSLNERPIIFALSNPTAKAECTAEDAYSLTQGRCLFASGSPFGPVSLEDGRILTPGQGNNAYIFPGVALAVILSGVRHISDTVFLEAAKTLADQLTDEELSQGRLYPPLSNIREVSLQMAVKVVEYVYSNGMAFRYPEPVDKEAYVRSIVWNTNYDSFVPDMYDWPGVSHSPIVD from the exons ATGCTGTCCAGACTAAGCACGAGTGTGAGGCCGTGTGTGAGCGTGTGCCGATGGGTTCACACTAAAGAGAAGGGGAAACCGCTCATGCTCAACCCACGTACCAACAAG GGCATGGCTTTCACTCTGAAGGAGAGGCAGATGTTGGGCATTCATGGTCTGTTACCACCAAAGATTGAGACCCAGGACACCCAGGCCATGCGTTTCCAGAAAAACCTGAAGAAGATGTCCGATCCACTGCAGAA GTATATCTACCTAATGGGGATTCAGGAGAGGAACGAGCGTCTCTTCTACCGCGTGCTCATGGAGGACATCGAAGCTCTCATGCCCATTGTCTACACGCCAACTGTTGGCCTCGCGTGTACGCAGTATGGACACATCTTCAGGAGACCCAA AGGTCTCTTTATCTCCATTAAGGATCAAGGACATGTTCGTTCCATATTGGATAACTGGCCAGAAACCACTGTCAAG gCTGTAGTGGTGACGGACGGTGAGCGTATCCTGGGTCTGGGAGATCTGGGAGTGTATGGTATGGGCATTCCTGTAGGAAAGCTGTGTCTTTATACAGCCTGCGCTGGAATCCGGCCTGAGAGTTGCCTGCCGGTCTGCATTGATGTGGGCACGGATAATGAG aaGTTACTGAGGGACCCGTTCTACATGGGTCTGTACCAGCGGCGTGACCGCTCTCAGCGCTACGACGATCTCATAGATGAGTTCATGGAGGCTGTGGTGGACAAGTACGGACAAGACACCCTCATCCAGTTTGAGGATTTTGGCAATCACAACGCTTTCCGGTTTCTGAAGAAGTACCGTGAAAAGTACTGCACCTTCAATGATGACATCCAGG GCACTGCATCAGTAGCTCTGGCGGGTTTACTGGCAGCTCAGCGTGTTGTAGGGAAGCCAATAACCGAACACAAAGTTCTGTTTCTGGGGGCTGGGGAG GCAGCTCTGGGAATTGCTAACCTGATCGTCATGGCTATGATGGAGTCGGGGGTGTCTCAGGCAGATGCCAGAAAAAAGATCTGGATGTTTGACAAATATGGTCTGTTAGTAAAG GGCAGAGCTTATGAGACGGATAGTAATCAGGAGGCTTTTGTTCACTCTGATCCAGGGGACGTGAAAAGCTTCTTAGACGCAGTCAATGTTATTAAACCCACAGCGATTATCG GTGTGTCCGGGGCCGGCCGGCTCTTTACTCATGATGTCATCAGAGCAATGGGCAGCTTGAATGAGCGTCCAATTATATTCGCCCTGAGCAACCCCACTGCCAAAGCAGAATGCACAGCTGAAGATGCGTACAGCCTCACGCAG GGTCGGTGTTTGTTTGCCAGTGGCAGTCCATTTGGACCGGTGTCACTAGAAGATGGCAGAATACTGACCCCTGGACAGGGCAACAATGCTTATATATTCCCAG GTGTAGCTCTGGCTGTTATACTCAGTGGAGTCCGACACATCAGTGATACCGTCTTTCTTGAGGCCGCAAAG ACTCTGGCGGATCAGCtcacagatgaagagctgagtCAGGGCCGACTGTATCCACCGCTGTCCAACATCAGAGAGGTGTCACTACAGATGGCTGTCAAG GTGGTGGAGTATGTGTACTCAAATGGGATGGCGTTCCGATACCCAGAGCCTGTGGATAAGGAAGCGTACGTCAGATCGATTGTGTGGAACACCAACTACGATTCCTTCGTGCCCGACATGTACGACTGGCCCGGGGTTTCTCACAGCCCCATTGTAGACTAG